The sequence below is a genomic window from Streptomyces sp. V1I1.
TTGGTGTTCGGGTCCCAGCCGCCGTGGTTCACACCGCGGAACATGCCGAGCAGATTGGTCGGGTCGACCCCGCGGCACCAGGCGACGCCGTGCTCGCGGTAGGTCGGGAAGACATAGTCGTCGTCGCGCAGCGCGCGACCCGAGCCGATCTGTGCGGCCTCCTGGCCCAGCAGCGACGCCCACAGTCCGAGTTCGCCCTGCCGCTGAAGAGCGGTGGCCTCGGCGTCGAAGCGGCGGGTCAGGACCATGTCCCGGTACAGCCCGCGCAGCTCGTCGGGGGTCAGGTCGATCTCGTACTCCGGGTGCTTGACGCGCTCTCCCTCAGGCGTCAGCAGCTGTACGAGCTGGGGCTCGGAACTCTGTGGCTTGTTCGCGGCGCTGACGCGCTTGCTGCTGCGTCGCGGTTTGCGCGCGGCAGTGCTCTCCACGGTCACGTGCGTGCTCCTCCGTCGGTCCGGCCCCCGGGTTCGCCGGTTGGCCAGTGCGGCTCGCCTGTTTCCCGTACCCGTGCACGGGGTGGGGTGCCGCTCGGCCGGAATCAGGCGTGACAGGTGTCCCGGCGAGCGCCCTGCCAATGGCACGTTACCCAGTGGGAAGCATTACTGCGAAACCCCATTTGACCTGCGATTTTGCTTGGATTTCCAAGTAAATCGAGAAATTCGGGAACAACCACTGGTCACAGCCTTGCAGGCCGCCGGAACACGGGCACGTTATCCCGGGCACCCCGGACACGGGAAGAGTAGATGTGCGAGACCGCTTTCGTGCGCGAAGAGGGAAAAATCATTCTATTTCTCTATGCACACTCTGGCATTATCTGCAAGAGCTGCCGCTCGGCCACGCTGCGTGATCTAGCATCTGGCGAGTGCCGCGCTCATCTGTAACTGCCCCACCCGTCGATGCGCTGCTGCGCCGCTACGCCGACCCGGGCGAACCCGTCTCCTGCGAGCCCGTCACCCAGGGTCTCCTCAACCGCGGCTACCGGCTCGCCACCACCCGTGGCGCGTACTTCCTCAAGCACCATCTCGACGGCGACCACGAGGCCATCGCCCGCCAGCACCGGGCCACCCAGCGGCTCCAGAAGCTCGGCGTGCCGGTCGCGCCACCCGTCGAGGACGCGAACGGCGACACGGTCGCGGTCATCGGCGGGCGGTGTTACGCCCTGCACCCCTGGATCGACGGACGGCACCGCGACGGGGCACAGCTGACCACACTCCAGTCGCGGCGGCTCGGCTCACTCCTCGGCCTCGTACACACCTGTCTGGAGCGGGTCATGGCGGTGGACGCCACGGCGTGCCGGGAGTACGAGAGCGCCGACCCCGAGGAGACCTTCACGCTCATCGACGAACTGCTGGGGCTGGTGCGCAGTGCGCGGCCCCAGGACGCCTTCGACGGCCTCGCCGAGCACCGGCTGCTCGAACGGCGCGCGCTGCTGGAGCGCCATGCCGACCGCAGACCGCCGCCGGCCTCCGCAGGCTGCTGGGTGCACGGCGACTTCCACCCGCTGAATCTGCTCTACCGGGGCGCGGAGCCGGCCGCGATCGTCGACTGGGACCGGCTGGGCGTGCACCCGCGCGCGGAGGAGGCGGTACGGGCAGCGGCGATCTTCTTCGTCCAGCCGGCCGGGGAGCTGGAGCTGACGAAGGTACGGGCGTACGCACAGGCCTACCGGCGGGCGGCCGGCGCGGACGCGGCGGAGCTGGCGGCGGCGGTGCACCGGGTGTGGTGGGAGCGGCTCAACGACTTCTGGATCCTGCGCTGGCGCTATCAGCTGCACGACCGAAGGGCCGACCCGCAGTTTCCTGCGGCGTCGGCCCTGGCGGTGTGGTGGACGAGGGAGTACGAGGCGGTGTGCGAGGCCTTCGCGGGGTGAGACCGCCGACGGGCCCGTCAGTTGGCTCCCGGGTCTCCCGGGTTCCCCGTCGACGGCGTCGGGTCGTCGGTCGGCTCCGTGGGATCGGCCGTGGTGGGGTCGTCCGTCGGGTCGCCGGTCGGCTCC
It includes:
- a CDS encoding phosphotransferase; protein product: MPRSSVTAPPVDALLRRYADPGEPVSCEPVTQGLLNRGYRLATTRGAYFLKHHLDGDHEAIARQHRATQRLQKLGVPVAPPVEDANGDTVAVIGGRCYALHPWIDGRHRDGAQLTTLQSRRLGSLLGLVHTCLERVMAVDATACREYESADPEETFTLIDELLGLVRSARPQDAFDGLAEHRLLERRALLERHADRRPPPASAGCWVHGDFHPLNLLYRGAEPAAIVDWDRLGVHPRAEEAVRAAAIFFVQPAGELELTKVRAYAQAYRRAAGADAAELAAAVHRVWWERLNDFWILRWRYQLHDRRADPQFPAASALAVWWTREYEAVCEAFAG